From Shewanella psychrophila, a single genomic window includes:
- a CDS encoding ABC transporter ATP-binding protein, producing the protein MLSMKSISKVFKTDLVETHALRDFNLEVKEGEFVAVTGPSGSGKTTFLNIAGLLEGFTHGDYFLDGVNISNLSDNKSAAIRNEKIGFIFQGFNLIPDLNLAENVEVPLRYRGFNAKERKRRVQHALEQVGLAARMKHLPSQLSGGQQQRVAIARALAGEPRFLLADEPTGNLDSMMARQVMELLEDINKAGTTIIMVTHDPELARRAQRNIQIVDGQVCDFTMYQGGAGTEKPHLVTGGSSDLDKDTDESKQTQQVAS; encoded by the coding sequence ATGTTATCGATGAAAAGCATCAGTAAAGTATTTAAAACGGACTTAGTAGAGACTCATGCACTGCGAGATTTTAATCTCGAAGTAAAAGAAGGTGAGTTTGTAGCGGTCACAGGACCATCGGGTTCAGGTAAAACTACTTTCCTTAATATTGCTGGTCTGCTGGAAGGCTTCACCCACGGGGACTACTTCCTCGATGGCGTCAATATCTCCAATTTGAGTGACAACAAGAGTGCAGCTATTCGTAACGAGAAAATAGGCTTTATCTTTCAAGGTTTTAATTTAATCCCTGACCTTAACTTAGCTGAAAATGTTGAGGTGCCTCTGCGTTATCGTGGTTTCAACGCTAAAGAACGTAAGCGCCGTGTGCAACATGCATTAGAGCAAGTGGGTCTGGCGGCACGTATGAAGCACCTGCCATCACAACTGTCCGGTGGTCAGCAGCAACGTGTGGCTATTGCCCGCGCCCTTGCTGGTGAGCCAAGATTCCTGCTTGCCGATGAGCCAACAGGTAACTTAGATAGCATGATGGCACGTCAGGTGATGGAGTTGTTGGAAGATATCAATAAAGCTGGCACGACCATCATCATGGTGACTCATGATCCTGAGCTTGCACGTCGAGCTCAACGTAACATTCAGATTGTCGATGGCCAAGTTTGTGACTTTACCATGTATCAAGGCGGTGCAGGAACTGAAAAGCCGCACCTGGTTACTGGTGGATCTTCCGATTTAGACAAAGATACTGATGAGTCAAAGCAGACTCAACAAGTTGCTAGCTAA